A region of Streptomyces cinnamoneus DNA encodes the following proteins:
- a CDS encoding protein kinase domain-containing protein has translation MSQDGAQGRYAGRSVGGGRYQLRDLLGEGGMASVHLAHDTVLDRNVAIKTLHTELGRESSFRERFRREAQSVAKLTHTNIVSVFDTGEDDLDGSTMPYIVMEYVEGQPLRSVLDADVAQYGAMPADKALKITADVLAALEVSHEMGLVHRDIKPGNVMMTKRGVVKVMDFGIARAMQSGVTSMTQTGMVVGTPQYLSPEQALGRGVDARSDLYSVGIMLFELLTGRLPFDADSPLAIAYAHVQEEPPVPSSINRSIPPAIDALVARALKKNPNERFPSAEAMRDECARVAGTAQGAPSPIIIAGGPPARSGAGVGSAVFPPVDSSQASVPGPHSVQTPYQPQQAPQGPYNGGYGPSTPPPAYPTPAPAYQTGPSTPAYATPAATSPMPGVPGGSGSSGGRNSKSVLIGSAAVAVLAVLGVIAAIALNGKSGSDDEAGGGKASPAASVAPGGGAGTSGGGAGTASGGTTGGGTQAKHKDGDKSKTIDKEKCTKAYDVYNDKTKKSAPDFRYVYIDSVKECLQAAGWKYRVDQQNENTWGQGTVMSQTPEAGDPFDPKSPSQLFVLTVSTGDPAS, from the coding sequence GCGCGACCTGCTCGGCGAAGGCGGCATGGCCTCCGTACACCTGGCCCACGACACGGTCCTCGACCGCAACGTCGCCATCAAGACCCTGCACACCGAGCTCGGCCGCGAGTCGTCCTTCCGCGAGCGCTTCCGCCGCGAGGCCCAGTCCGTGGCCAAGCTCACGCACACCAACATCGTGTCGGTCTTCGACACCGGCGAGGACGACCTCGACGGCTCGACGATGCCGTACATCGTCATGGAGTACGTCGAGGGCCAGCCGCTGCGCTCGGTGCTGGACGCCGACGTCGCCCAGTACGGCGCGATGCCCGCCGACAAGGCGTTGAAGATCACAGCCGACGTGCTCGCCGCGCTCGAGGTCAGCCACGAGATGGGCCTGGTCCACCGCGACATCAAGCCCGGCAACGTGATGATGACCAAGCGCGGCGTGGTCAAGGTCATGGACTTCGGCATCGCCCGCGCCATGCAGTCCGGCGTCACCTCCATGACGCAGACCGGCATGGTCGTCGGCACCCCGCAGTACCTCTCCCCCGAGCAGGCGCTGGGGCGCGGCGTCGACGCCCGTTCCGACCTGTACTCGGTCGGCATCATGCTCTTCGAGCTGCTGACCGGCCGGCTGCCCTTCGACGCGGACTCGCCGCTGGCCATCGCCTACGCGCACGTCCAGGAGGAGCCGCCCGTGCCCTCCTCGATCAACCGCTCGATCCCGCCGGCCATCGACGCGCTGGTCGCCCGCGCGCTGAAGAAGAACCCGAACGAGCGCTTCCCGAGCGCCGAGGCGATGCGCGACGAGTGCGCCCGGGTGGCCGGTACGGCCCAGGGGGCCCCGTCGCCGATCATCATCGCGGGCGGTCCGCCGGCCCGCAGCGGTGCCGGAGTGGGCTCGGCTGTCTTCCCGCCCGTGGACAGCAGCCAGGCGTCCGTTCCCGGGCCGCACAGCGTCCAGACGCCGTACCAGCCCCAGCAGGCCCCCCAGGGCCCGTACAACGGCGGCTACGGCCCTTCCACGCCCCCTCCCGCCTACCCGACGCCCGCCCCGGCCTACCAGACCGGTCCGAGCACCCCGGCGTACGCCACCCCGGCGGCCACCTCGCCCATGCCGGGCGTGCCGGGCGGTTCCGGGTCGTCCGGCGGCAGGAACAGCAAGTCCGTCCTCATCGGCTCGGCGGCCGTCGCGGTGCTCGCGGTCCTCGGCGTCATCGCCGCCATCGCGCTGAACGGCAAGAGCGGCTCGGACGACGAGGCGGGCGGCGGCAAGGCCTCGCCGGCCGCCTCGGTGGCCCCCGGCGGCGGTGCGGGCACCTCGGGCGGCGGCGCGGGCACCGCCTCGGGCGGCACGACGGGCGGCGGCACGCAGGCCAAGCACAAGGACGGCGACAAGTCGAAGACCATCGACAAGGAGAAGTGCACCAAGGCCTACGACGTCTACAACGACAAGACGAAGAAGAGCGCCCCCGACTTCCGTTACGTCTACATCGACTCCGTGAAGGAATGCCTCCAGGCCGCGGGCTGGAAGTACCGGGTCGACCAGCAGAACGAGAACACGTGGGGCCAGGGCACGGTGATGAGCCAGACCCCGGAGGCGGGCGACCCGTTCGACCCGAAGTCGCCGAGCCAGTTGTTCGTCCTGACGGTGTCGACGGGCGACCCGGCTTCGTAA
- a CDS encoding bacterial proteasome activator family protein: protein MDMPRNERSQESPHVLVVGPDGMALGSASPGGGEGDDESREVPVTEMVEQPAKVMRIGSMIKQLLEEVRAAPLDEASRVRLKEIHHSSVKELEDGLAPELVEELERLSLPFTDETIPTEAELRIAQAQLVGWLEGLFHGIQTTLFAQQMAARAQLEQMRRALPPGMAGDDDIEGPQHGGARSGPYL from the coding sequence ATGGATATGCCGAGGAATGAACGGTCGCAGGAGAGTCCGCACGTCCTGGTCGTCGGGCCGGACGGCATGGCTCTCGGCAGCGCCAGCCCCGGCGGCGGGGAGGGCGACGACGAGTCGCGCGAGGTCCCGGTGACGGAGATGGTGGAACAGCCCGCGAAGGTCATGCGCATCGGCAGCATGATCAAGCAGCTGCTGGAGGAGGTCCGGGCCGCACCTCTGGACGAGGCGAGCCGCGTCCGGCTGAAGGAGATCCACCACAGCTCGGTGAAGGAGCTGGAGGACGGCCTCGCGCCCGAGCTGGTGGAGGAACTGGAGCGCCTGTCGCTGCCCTTCACCGACGAGACGATCCCCACCGAGGCCGAACTGCGCATCGCGCAGGCCCAGTTGGTCGGCTGGCTGGAGGGTCTCTTCCACGGCATCCAGACCACGCTGTTCGCCCAGCAGATGGCCGCCCGCGCCCAGTTGGAGCAGATGCGCCGCGCGTTGCCGCCCGGGATGGCGGGCGACGACGACATCGAGGGCCCGCAGCACGGCGGCGCCCGCTCGGGTCCCTACCTGTAG
- a CDS encoding NAD(P)H-quinone oxidoreductase — translation MYAITIPVPGGPEALVWAEVPDPVPGEGEVLVEVVASGVNRADIVQRQGFYDPPPGASPYPGLEVSGRIAALGPGVGGWAVGDEVCALLSGGGYAEKVCVPAGQLLPVPDGMDLVSAAALPEVTATVWSNVFMVAHLRPGETLLVHGGGSGIGTMAVQLAKAVGARVAVTAGGQDKLERCRELGADILIDYREQDFVEELRKVTGGVGADVILDIIGAKYLDRNLDALAVNGRLTIIGLQGGRTAELDLAKLLTKRAAVAGTTLRARPLTEKAAIVAAVREHVWPLIAGGRVRPVVDRTLPLRDAALAHAVLEESAHVGKVLLTTGAA, via the coding sequence ATGTATGCGATCACCATTCCCGTACCCGGCGGCCCGGAGGCCCTGGTGTGGGCCGAGGTCCCCGACCCCGTGCCCGGCGAGGGCGAGGTCCTGGTCGAGGTCGTCGCCAGTGGCGTCAACCGCGCCGACATCGTCCAGCGGCAGGGCTTCTACGACCCGCCGCCCGGTGCCTCCCCCTACCCGGGCCTGGAGGTCTCCGGCCGGATCGCGGCGCTGGGGCCGGGCGTGGGCGGCTGGGCCGTCGGCGACGAGGTGTGCGCACTGCTGTCCGGCGGCGGCTACGCGGAGAAGGTCTGCGTCCCGGCGGGCCAGTTGCTGCCCGTACCCGACGGCATGGACCTCGTCTCGGCGGCGGCGCTGCCCGAAGTGACCGCCACCGTCTGGTCGAACGTGTTCATGGTGGCCCACCTGCGCCCCGGCGAGACCCTCCTGGTGCACGGCGGAGGCAGCGGCATCGGCACGATGGCGGTGCAGCTGGCGAAGGCGGTCGGCGCCCGCGTCGCCGTCACGGCCGGCGGGCAGGACAAGCTGGAGCGCTGCCGCGAGCTGGGCGCGGACATCCTCATCGACTACCGCGAACAGGACTTCGTCGAGGAGCTGCGCAAGGTGACGGGCGGCGTCGGCGCGGACGTCATCCTCGACATCATCGGGGCGAAGTACCTCGACCGGAACCTCGACGCCCTGGCCGTCAACGGCAGGCTCACCATCATCGGCCTCCAGGGCGGCCGCACGGCCGAGCTGGACCTGGCCAAGCTCCTCACCAAGCGGGCCGCGGTCGCGGGCACCACGCTGCGGGCGCGCCCGCTGACGGAGAAGGCCGCGATCGTGGCGGCGGTGCGGGAACACGTGTGGCCGCTGATCGCCGGAGGCCGGGTGCGGCCGGTGGTCGACCGCACGCTGCCGCTGCGGGACGCCGCCCTGGCGCACGCGGTGCTGGAGGAGAGCGCGCACGTCGGCAAGGTGCTGCTGACCACGGGCGCCGCCTGA
- a CDS encoding potassium channel family protein, with the protein MKLPPQDAVAHGGRHEPEHQILLPRYAVAPIRQVGRRILVALLVMVATVLIVYADRGGYHDNADGGVDFLDAVYYSTVTLSTTGYGDIVPYSDSARLTNVLLVTPLRVLFLIILVGTTLEVLTERTREQWRLARWRSAVREHTVVVGFGTKGRSAASTICGPHASPRERERIVVVDPNPKAAEAATAEGYVAVVGDATRSDVLLRAEVQKARQVIIATQRDDTAVLVTLTARQLNRGAKIVAAVREEENAPLLRQSGADSVITSASAAGRLLGLSVLSTGAGTVMEDLIQQGSGLDLVERPVVKSEVGRGVRETEDLVVSVLRGHRLLAYDDPEASPLKATDRVITIVRARPPGED; encoded by the coding sequence GTGAAGCTCCCGCCGCAGGACGCCGTCGCCCACGGCGGCCGGCACGAGCCCGAACACCAGATCCTGCTGCCGCGCTACGCCGTGGCCCCGATACGCCAGGTGGGCCGGCGCATCCTCGTCGCGCTGCTGGTCATGGTCGCCACGGTCCTCATCGTCTACGCCGACCGCGGCGGCTACCACGACAACGCCGACGGCGGCGTCGACTTCCTCGACGCCGTCTACTACTCCACCGTCACCCTGTCCACCACCGGATACGGCGACATCGTCCCGTACAGCGACAGCGCCCGCCTGACGAACGTGCTGCTCGTGACGCCCCTCCGTGTCCTCTTCCTGATCATCCTGGTCGGCACCACCCTCGAGGTCCTCACCGAGCGCACCCGCGAGCAGTGGCGGCTGGCCAGATGGAGGTCCGCCGTGCGCGAGCACACCGTCGTCGTCGGCTTCGGCACCAAGGGCCGGTCGGCCGCCTCGACCATCTGCGGTCCCCACGCGAGCCCCCGGGAGCGGGAGAGGATCGTCGTGGTCGACCCCAACCCCAAGGCCGCCGAGGCGGCCACGGCGGAGGGCTACGTGGCCGTCGTCGGCGACGCCACGCGCAGCGACGTCCTGCTGCGCGCCGAGGTGCAGAAGGCCCGTCAGGTCATCATCGCCACGCAGCGCGACGACACGGCCGTCCTCGTCACGCTCACCGCGCGTCAGCTCAACCGCGGCGCGAAGATCGTCGCGGCCGTGCGGGAGGAGGAGAACGCCCCGCTGCTGCGGCAGTCCGGCGCCGACTCGGTGATCACCAGCGCCAGCGCGGCGGGCCGGCTGCTGGGCCTGTCGGTGCTCAGCACCGGCGCCGGGACGGTGATGGAGGACCTGATCCAGCAGGGCAGCGGACTCGATCTCGTCGAGCGCCCGGTGGTCAAGTCCGAGGTGGGGCGGGGGGTGCGCGAGACGGAGGACCTGGTGGTGTCCGTGCTGCGCGGCCACCGGCTGCTGGCGTACGACGACCCCGAGGCGAGCCCCCTGAAGGCCACGGACCGTGTGATCACCATCGTCCGCGCCCGGCCGCCCGGGGAGGACTGA
- a CDS encoding molybdopterin molybdotransferase MoeA, translating to MTDHEADAALERATDEALALFADDRVPGAAARRGRARGRRPAEGYNPFAEDPFADAATPPAPARAAASPAGDTPGSEDHPATGPVEPPGSGTGHGAEHAPGRRAEEAEHAAPRAVPAGRHRHTGSAWPAARTVAARAADPLDPRVRPLDDCLGHTLAAPLKALTDLPPFDTSAMDGWAVSGPGPWRLPGAGPAAARAEDEAGEPADAGGTDVPDAPGILAGHAPSAALHDGEAIRIATGARIPSGATAVLRSEHGTVRPQGELHAGRHLVQGQDIRPRGQECRSGDELLSAGTPVTPAVLGLAAATGYDELRVVPRPRVEVLVLGDELLREGLPHDGRIRDALGPMLGPWLTALGAEVTATRRLGDDAPALRAALEASDADVVLTTGGTAAGPVDHVHPTLLRLGAELLVDGVAVRPGHPMLLARLAPDRYLVGLPGNPLAAVAGLLTLAAPLLRALAAGPVAEPPRAALTEAVPGHPDDTRLVPVVREDSGWVRPLRFHGPAMLRGLAAADALAVVPPGGADRGTRAELLLLPRRSGAAGGMV from the coding sequence ATGACGGACCACGAGGCTGACGCCGCGCTCGAACGCGCCACCGACGAGGCCCTCGCCCTCTTCGCCGACGACCGCGTGCCGGGCGCGGCCGCCCGGCGCGGCCGCGCCCGGGGACGGCGCCCGGCCGAGGGCTACAACCCCTTCGCCGAGGATCCCTTCGCCGACGCCGCCACGCCGCCCGCGCCCGCCCGTGCCGCCGCGTCGCCCGCCGGCGACACGCCCGGGTCCGAGGACCACCCCGCGACCGGTCCCGTGGAGCCCCCGGGCTCCGGCACCGGGCACGGGGCGGAGCACGCACCGGGACGGCGGGCGGAGGAGGCGGAGCACGCCGCGCCGCGGGCCGTCCCCGCCGGCCGCCACCGCCACACCGGCAGCGCCTGGCCCGCCGCCCGGACCGTCGCCGCCCGCGCCGCCGACCCCCTCGACCCCCGGGTGCGGCCCCTCGACGACTGCCTCGGCCACACCCTCGCCGCGCCCCTGAAGGCGCTCACCGACCTGCCGCCCTTCGACACCTCCGCCATGGACGGCTGGGCCGTGTCGGGCCCCGGCCCCTGGCGGCTGCCCGGCGCGGGCCCCGCGGCCGCCCGCGCCGAGGACGAGGCCGGCGAACCCGCCGACGCCGGCGGCACGGACGTCCCCGACGCGCCCGGCATCCTCGCCGGCCACGCCCCCTCCGCCGCCCTCCACGACGGCGAGGCCATCCGCATCGCCACCGGCGCCCGCATCCCCTCCGGCGCCACCGCGGTCCTGCGCAGCGAACACGGCACCGTCCGCCCCCAGGGCGAGCTCCACGCCGGCCGGCACCTCGTCCAGGGCCAGGACATCCGGCCCCGGGGACAGGAGTGCCGCAGCGGCGACGAACTGCTGAGCGCCGGCACCCCCGTCACCCCCGCCGTGCTCGGCCTGGCCGCGGCCACCGGCTACGACGAACTGCGCGTCGTGCCCCGCCCCCGCGTGGAGGTGCTGGTCCTCGGCGACGAACTGCTCCGCGAGGGCCTGCCCCACGACGGCCGCATCCGCGACGCGCTCGGCCCCATGCTCGGCCCCTGGCTGACCGCCCTCGGCGCCGAGGTGACCGCCACCCGCCGCCTCGGCGACGACGCGCCCGCGCTGCGCGCCGCACTGGAGGCGTCGGACGCCGACGTCGTCCTCACCACCGGCGGCACCGCCGCCGGCCCGGTCGACCACGTCCACCCCACCCTGCTGCGCCTCGGCGCCGAACTGCTCGTCGACGGCGTCGCCGTGCGCCCGGGCCACCCCATGCTGCTGGCCCGCCTCGCCCCCGACCGTTACCTGGTCGGCCTCCCCGGCAACCCCCTCGCCGCCGTCGCCGGACTGCTGACGCTCGCCGCGCCCCTGCTGCGCGCCCTGGCGGCGGGGCCCGTCGCGGAGCCGCCCCGGGCCGCGCTCACGGAGGCCGTCCCCGGGCATCCCGACGACACCCGCCTGGTGCCCGTGGTGCGCGAGGACAGCGGCTGGGTCCGGCCGCTGCGCTTCCACGGCCCCGCCATGCTGCGCGGTCTCGCCGCCGCCGACGCGCTGGCCGTCGTCCCGCCGGGCGGCGCGGACCGGGGCACGCGCGCCGAGCTGCTGCTCCTGCCCCGGCGGTCCGGGGCGGCGGGAGGCATGGTGTGA
- a CDS encoding NTP transferase domain-containing protein: MTGYDAVVLAGGAARRLGGADKPGLTVGGRPLIDRVLGACADAGRTVVVGPRRPTARPVDWAREEPPGGGPVAALEAGLRRVTADRVLVLSADLPFLGPGIVRSLLDTLGGPDGPEGALVTDPGGEDHPLVAAYRTEPLRRGLGLLVAEHGTFAGLPLRLLTAELTLTRLPHPLASFDCDTWEDVGAARARIRDDGSVLDEWISAVKAELGIELDVDRAGLLDLARDAAHGVARPAAPLTTFLVGYAAAQRGGGPEAVAEASRLAAALAGRWAAEGRDTKPDGSS; the protein is encoded by the coding sequence GTGACGGGATACGACGCCGTAGTACTCGCCGGTGGCGCCGCTCGGCGGCTGGGCGGAGCCGACAAGCCCGGGCTCACGGTCGGCGGGCGGCCGCTGATCGACCGGGTGCTCGGCGCCTGCGCCGACGCCGGGCGCACCGTGGTGGTCGGGCCGCGCCGGCCCACCGCCCGCCCGGTCGACTGGGCCCGTGAGGAGCCCCCCGGCGGGGGCCCCGTCGCGGCGCTGGAGGCGGGACTGCGCCGCGTGACGGCCGACCGCGTCCTGGTCCTCTCCGCCGACCTGCCCTTCCTCGGCCCCGGCATCGTGCGGTCGCTGCTGGACACGCTCGGCGGGCCGGACGGGCCCGAGGGCGCCCTGGTCACCGACCCCGGGGGCGAGGACCATCCGCTGGTCGCCGCCTACCGCACCGAGCCGCTGCGCCGCGGACTCGGGCTGCTCGTCGCCGAGCACGGCACGTTCGCCGGCCTGCCCCTGCGCCTGCTCACCGCCGAGCTGACCCTCACCCGGCTGCCCCACCCCCTCGCCTCCTTCGACTGCGACACCTGGGAGGACGTCGGCGCCGCCCGCGCGCGCATCAGGGACGATGGGAGCGTGCTGGATGAATGGATCTCCGCGGTCAAGGCCGAGCTGGGCATCGAGCTCGACGTCGACAGGGCCGGCCTCCTCGACCTCGCGCGCGACGCCGCCCACGGTGTGGCCCGCCCCGCCGCGCCCCTGACGACCTTCCTCGTGGGATACGCCGCGGCCCAGCGGGGCGGCGGCCCGGAGGCGGTCGCCGAGGCCTCCCGCCTGGCGGCCGCGCTGGCCGGACGCTGGGCGGCCGAAGGCCGCGACACGAAGCCCGACGGGTCGTCATGA
- a CDS encoding dihydrolipoamide acetyltransferase family protein has translation MAVVREFTLPDLGEGLTEALVVRWLVGVGDVVVVDQPVVEVETAKAMVEVPCPYGGVVTARFGEEGTELPVGSPLLTVAVGETEAAAAVPSGGDEGSGNVLVGYGTQAPMARRRRVNPQAREADRPAAPAAAPTSVAVISPLVRRLARERGVDLSGVRGSGPDGLILRADVEDAARTAPAAHAAQVPQAARPAHRTEAPRSGRRPAAARRAAAGLRVPLRGARGVAAEKLSRSRREIPDATCWVDADATELLAARRAMNAPGGAKVSLLALLARICTAALAKHPELNATVDTDAQEIVTLPDVHLGFAAQTDRGLVVPVVRDAGARNAVELSVEMARLTEAARAGKLSPAELTGGTFTLNNYGVFGVDGSTPIINHPEAAMLGVGRITPKPWVHQGELAVRQVVQLSFTFDHRVCDGGAAGGFLRYVADCVEQPAVLLRTV, from the coding sequence ATGGCCGTGGTGCGCGAGTTCACGCTGCCGGACCTGGGCGAAGGGCTCACCGAGGCCCTGGTCGTCCGTTGGCTGGTCGGCGTCGGCGACGTCGTCGTCGTCGACCAGCCCGTCGTCGAGGTCGAGACGGCCAAGGCGATGGTGGAGGTGCCCTGCCCCTACGGGGGCGTGGTCACGGCCCGCTTCGGCGAGGAGGGCACCGAACTGCCCGTCGGCTCCCCCCTGCTGACGGTGGCGGTGGGGGAGACGGAGGCGGCCGCGGCCGTTCCGTCCGGCGGGGACGAGGGCTCGGGCAACGTGCTCGTCGGCTACGGCACCCAGGCGCCCATGGCCCGCCGCCGCCGGGTGAACCCCCAGGCCCGCGAGGCGGACCGGCCCGCGGCGCCCGCCGCGGCGCCCACGTCCGTCGCGGTCATCTCCCCGCTCGTGCGGCGGCTCGCCCGGGAGCGGGGCGTGGACCTGAGCGGGGTGCGCGGCAGCGGACCCGACGGGCTGATCCTCAGGGCGGACGTCGAGGACGCCGCGCGGACGGCACCCGCGGCCCACGCGGCGCAGGTGCCCCAGGCAGCCCGTCCCGCCCACCGCACCGAGGCGCCCCGGTCCGGCCGCCGCCCGGCCGCCGCCCGGCGCGCGGCGGCGGGCCTGCGCGTCCCGCTGCGCGGGGCCCGGGGCGTGGCGGCGGAGAAGCTCAGCCGCAGCCGCCGTGAGATCCCCGACGCCACCTGCTGGGTGGACGCGGACGCCACCGAGCTGCTGGCGGCGCGCCGCGCCATGAACGCCCCGGGCGGCGCCAAGGTCTCGCTGCTCGCCCTGCTCGCGCGGATCTGCACGGCCGCGCTCGCGAAACACCCCGAGCTGAACGCCACGGTGGACACCGACGCCCAGGAGATCGTCACCCTCCCCGACGTCCACCTGGGCTTCGCGGCCCAGACCGACCGCGGTCTGGTCGTCCCCGTGGTCCGCGACGCCGGCGCGCGCAACGCGGTGGAGCTGTCCGTGGAGATGGCCCGGCTCACCGAGGCCGCCCGCGCGGGCAAGCTCAGCCCGGCGGAGCTGACCGGTGGCACGTTCACGCTCAACAACTACGGGGTGTTCGGCGTCGACGGCTCGACACCGATCATCAACCACCCCGAGGCGGCGATGCTGGGCGTCGGCCGCATCACCCCCAAGCCCTGGGTGCACCAGGGCGAGCTGGCGGTGCGGCAGGTGGTGCAGCTGTCGTTCACGTTCGACCACCGGGTCTGCGACGGCGGCGCGGCGGGCGGCTTCCTGCGATACGTCGCGGACTGCGTGGAGCAGCCGGCGGTGCTGCTGCGCACGGTCTGA
- a CDS encoding alpha-ketoacid dehydrogenase subunit beta: MTTAAVGTDRKPATMAQALCRAMRDAMAEDPAVHVLGEDVGTAGGVFRVTDGLAKEFGEDRCTDTPLAEAGILGTAVGMAMYGLRPVVEMQFDAFAYPAFEQLVSHVSRMRNRTRGAMPMPITIRVPYGGGIGGVEHHSDSSEAYYLATPGIHVVTPATVADAYGLLRAAIASDDPVVFLEPKRLYWSKADWDPERPEPVPGIGRAVVRRRGGSATLITYGPSLPVCLEAAEAAVAEGWDLEVIDLRSLMPFDDETVCASVRRTGRAVVVHEATSFGGPGGEIASRITERCFHHLEAPVLRVAGFDIPYPPPMLEKHHLPGVDRVLDAVARLQWEADWTATDHPTPTAYESGAR, translated from the coding sequence ATGACCACCGCGGCTGTCGGAACCGACCGCAAGCCCGCCACCATGGCTCAGGCCCTGTGCCGGGCCATGCGCGACGCCATGGCCGAGGACCCCGCCGTCCACGTCCTCGGTGAGGACGTCGGCACGGCCGGCGGCGTCTTCCGGGTCACCGACGGACTGGCCAAGGAGTTCGGCGAGGACCGCTGCACGGACACGCCGCTCGCCGAGGCGGGCATCCTGGGCACGGCCGTGGGCATGGCCATGTACGGACTGCGTCCCGTCGTCGAGATGCAGTTCGACGCCTTCGCCTACCCCGCCTTCGAGCAACTGGTCAGCCACGTCTCCCGCATGCGCAACCGCACGCGCGGTGCCATGCCGATGCCGATCACCATCCGCGTGCCCTACGGCGGCGGCATCGGCGGCGTCGAGCACCACAGCGACTCCTCCGAGGCCTACTACCTGGCCACGCCCGGCATCCACGTCGTCACGCCGGCCACGGTCGCCGACGCCTACGGCCTGCTGCGCGCCGCCATCGCCTCCGACGACCCCGTCGTCTTCCTGGAGCCCAAGCGGCTGTACTGGTCCAAGGCCGACTGGGACCCCGAACGGCCCGAGCCCGTCCCCGGCATCGGCCGTGCGGTCGTCCGCCGCCGGGGCGGCTCGGCGACGCTCATCACCTACGGTCCGTCCCTGCCGGTCTGCCTGGAGGCGGCCGAGGCGGCGGTCGCCGAGGGCTGGGACCTCGAAGTGATCGACCTGCGCTCCCTGATGCCGTTCGACGACGAGACGGTCTGCGCCTCCGTGCGGCGCACCGGTCGGGCCGTGGTGGTCCACGAGGCCACGAGCTTCGGCGGACCCGGCGGGGAGATCGCCTCCCGGATCACCGAGCGCTGCTTCCACCACCTGGAGGCCCCCGTGCTGAGGGTGGCCGGCTTCGACATCCCGTATCCGCCCCCGATGCTCGAGAAGCACCATCTGCCCGGTGTCGACCGGGTGCTGGACGCGGTGGCCCGGCTCCAGTGGGAAGCGGACTGGACCGCCACCGACCACCCGACTCCTACCGCATACGAGAGTGGTGCGCGCTGA
- the pdhA gene encoding pyruvate dehydrogenase (acetyl-transferring) E1 component subunit alpha, protein MTVLEQPGSYRPTPPPAWQPRTDPVPLLPDAEPFRLLGTEAAAELDPQLLLRLYGQLVRGRRYNTQATALTRQGRLAVYPSSTGQEACEVAAALALEERDWLFPSYRDTLAAIVRGLDPVQALTLLRGDWHTGYDPHEHRVAPLCTPLATQLPHAVGLAHAARLKGDDVVALAMVGDGGTSEGDFHEALNFAAVWRAPVVFLVQNNGFAISVPLAKQTAAPSLAHKAVGYGMPGRLVDGNDVAAVHQVLSEAVARARAGGGPTLVEAVTYRIDAHTNADDATRYRTDAEVETWRAHDPVDLLRRELTGRKLLDEATIRAEQDAAERMAADLRERMNQDPELDPMELFSHVYTQQTAQLREQAAQLRAELTAAGELPAAQEGRPQEGRQR, encoded by the coding sequence ATGACGGTTCTGGAGCAGCCCGGCTCGTACCGGCCGACCCCGCCGCCGGCCTGGCAGCCGCGGACCGATCCCGTGCCGCTGCTGCCCGACGCGGAGCCGTTCCGCCTCCTCGGCACCGAGGCGGCCGCGGAGCTCGACCCGCAGCTGCTCCTGCGGCTGTACGGGCAGCTCGTGCGCGGCCGCCGGTACAACACCCAGGCCACCGCCCTGACCCGGCAGGGCCGTCTCGCCGTCTACCCCTCCTCCACCGGCCAGGAGGCCTGCGAGGTCGCCGCCGCGCTGGCCCTGGAGGAGCGGGACTGGCTCTTCCCCAGCTACCGCGACACCCTCGCCGCCATCGTGCGGGGCCTCGACCCCGTCCAGGCCCTGACGCTGCTGCGCGGCGACTGGCACACCGGCTACGACCCCCACGAGCACCGCGTCGCCCCGCTGTGCACCCCCCTGGCCACCCAGCTCCCCCACGCGGTCGGGCTCGCCCACGCCGCGCGGCTCAAGGGGGACGACGTCGTCGCGCTCGCCATGGTCGGCGACGGCGGCACCAGCGAGGGCGACTTCCACGAGGCGCTCAACTTCGCCGCCGTCTGGCGCGCCCCCGTCGTCTTCCTCGTGCAGAACAACGGCTTCGCCATCTCCGTCCCCCTGGCCAAGCAGACCGCCGCGCCCTCCCTGGCCCACAAGGCCGTCGGCTACGGCATGCCCGGCCGGCTCGTCGACGGCAACGACGTGGCCGCCGTCCACCAGGTGCTCTCCGAGGCCGTGGCCCGGGCCCGGGCCGGCGGCGGCCCCACGCTGGTGGAGGCCGTCACCTACCGCATCGACGCCCACACCAACGCGGACGACGCCACGCGCTACCGCACCGACGCCGAGGTGGAGACCTGGCGCGCCCACGACCCCGTCGACCTGCTGCGGCGCGAACTGACCGGCAGGAAGCTGCTGGACGAGGCGACCATACGGGCCGAGCAGGACGCCGCCGAGCGGATGGCCGCGGACCTGCGCGAGCGGATGAACCAGGACCCGGAGCTCGACCCGATGGAACTGTTCTCGCATGTTTACACGCAACAGACTGCCCAACTACGCGAACAGGCAGCACAATTGCGTGCTGAGCTGACCGCCGCAGGGGAGCTCCCGGCAGCCCAGGAGGGCCGCCCCCAGGAAGGAAGGCAGCGATGA